From a region of the Alnus glutinosa chromosome 1, dhAlnGlut1.1, whole genome shotgun sequence genome:
- the LOC133858507 gene encoding methyltransferase FGSG_00040-like: MREGLQQIETAEEQMQQLRSKATELLLREEWEEAVLAYCQFINLCQDQISQTQQHPDPDHLPKLHRSLCLALSNRAEARSRLREFAQALKDCDQALKIGSTHFKTLLCKGKILLNLNRYSMALDCFKAALLDPQASGNAESLNGYLEKCKKLEFLSRTGAFDLSDWVVNGYRGKPPELAEYIGAVQIRKSGISGRGLFATKNIDAGTLVLVTKAIATERGILPSEDSGENAQLVMWKNFIHRVADSLTKCPRTCNLMNTLWTGEDEDGLEVPDISLFRPEAEKNGQSNEKPDMARILSILDVNSLVEDAVSAKVLGKNSGYYGVGLWLLASFINHSCSPNARRLHVGDYVMVHTSRDVKAGEEITFTYYDALSPFNKRKEMSKTWGFQCNCKRCKFEEEICATQEIREIEKGLERGMDMGGAVYKLEEGMRRWVVRGKEKGYLRASFWSAYSEAYGSDKSMKRWGRRIPAADAAMDSVLEVAGSDERLLKVLVDGLKKNNGAVGMERALKLGRGVYGKAVKKQALRTLLELGSH, from the coding sequence ATGAGAGAAGGACTGCAACAGATTGAAACGGCCGAAGAGCAAATGCAACAGCTCAGATCCAAAGCCACGGAGCTACTCCTCAGAGAAGAATGGGAGGAGGCCGTGCTTGCCTACTGTCAGTTCATCAACCTCTGCCAAGACCAAATCTCGCAGACCCAACAGCACCCAGACCCAGATCACCTCCCCAAGCTCCACAGATCCCTCTGCTTAGCGCTCTCCAATCGAGCCGAAGCGCGGTCCAGACTGCGGGAATTCGCACAAGCATTGAAAGATTGTGATCAAGCACTGAAAATTGGGAGTACCCATTTCAAGACCCTGCTCTGCAAAGGTAAGATTCTGCTAAATCTGAATAGGTACTCTATGGCTTTGGACTGCTTCAAGGCTGCTCTGCTCGATCCTCAGGCTAGTGGGAACGCTGAAAGCCTTAATGGGTATTTGGAGAAATGCAAAAAGCTCGAGTTTCTTTCGAGGACCGGAGCTTTTGATCTCTCGGATTGGGTTGTAAATGGGTACCGAGGAAAGCCCCCGGAACTCGCTGAGTACATTGGTGCGGTGCAGATCAGGAAGTCTGGGATTAGTGGGCGTGGCCTATTTGCAACAAAGAACATTGATGCCGGGACTTTGGTGTTGGTCACCAAAGCGATTGCCACGGAGAGGGGTATATTGCCAAGCGAAGATTCGGGCGAGAATGCCCAGTTGGTCATGTGGAAGAATTTTATTCATAGAGTTGCCGATTCCCTCACAAAATGTCCTAGAACCTGTAATTTGATGAATACGTTGTGGACTGGCGAAGATGAGGACGGGCTAGAGGTTCCCGACATAAGTCTCTTTAGGCCTGAGGCAGAGAAGAACGGCCAATCGAATGAGAAGCCTGATATGGCTAGAATTTTGAGCATCTTGGATGTGAATTCTCTGGTTGAGGATGCGGTTTCAGCCAAAGTTCTGGGCAAGAATAGTGGTTATTATGGTGTTGGACTATGGCTATTGGCTTCATTCATCAACCATTCATGTAGTCCTAATGCAAGGCGTTTGCATGTAGGGGATTATGTGATGGTTCATACTTCAAGGGATGTTAAGGCAGGTGAAGAGATTACTTTCACCTATTACGACGCTCTTTCGCCATTCAACAAGCGCAAGGAAATGTCAAAGACATGGGGCTTCCAGTGTAATTGTAAGAGGTGCAAGTTTGAGGAGGAAATTTGTGCAACGCAAGAGATAAGAGAGATTGAGAAGGGTCTTGAAAGAGGAATGGATATGGGTGGTGCAGTCTACAAGTTAGAGGAAGGTATGAGGAGATGGGTGGTGAGGGGGAAGGAGAAGGGCTACTTGAGGGCATCCTTTTGGTCTGCATATTCTGAGGCTTACGGTTCTGATAAGTCAATGAAGAGGTGGGGGCGGCGGATTCCGGCCGCCGATGCAGCGATGGATAGCGTACTGGAAGTAGCAGGAAGTGATGAGAGGTTACTCAAGGTCTTGGTTGACGGATTGAAGAAAAACAATGGGGCAGTGGGCATGGAGAGGGCTTTGAAGTTGGGAAGAGGAGTGTACGGAAAGGCGGTTAAAAAGCAAGCATTGAGGACATTACTCGAGCTTGGCTCTCATTAA
- the LOC133868859 gene encoding anaphase-promoting complex subunit 2-like isoform X1 yields MLTVMSHSYVKHARVKWSRYCAKLWKTYAWKSYTRRTVCWRWFERARLFSTYQLLVSSVLMATLPWHFSEILHWYFKGRLEELSTIMAGELNGDSESQEKDDMDLDEKSKLAYRTGEMDIDECYHQVRFSENNKLVKNIGKVVRDLRNLGFTSVTEDAYASVIFLLLKAKVHNLAGDDYRSSVLESIKRWIQAVPLQFLRALLAYLGDSVSYDSPSSGQKSPLASHPSSCCPGIDTPSEGLVRWQLRLEYFAYETLQDLRIAKLFEIIVDYPDSSPAIEDLKQCLEYTVQHSKLVESFISALPYRLLTAGASTNDILHQYVSTIKALRTIDPAGVFHEAVGEPIRDYLRGRKDTIKCIVTMLTGGTGGTGGNPNTSGNTGDCLLEELNRDEESQENTKD; encoded by the exons ATGCTTACAGTAATGTCGCACTCCTATGTAAA ACACGCGAGGGTGAAGTGGAGCAGGTATTGTGCAAAGCTATGGAAGACATATGCTTGGAAAAGCTATACCAGGAGAACTGTTTGTTGGCGTTGGTTCGAGAGAGCCCGTCTCTTCTCTACGTACCAATTACTCGTGTCTTCGGTGCTTATGGCGACCCTTCCTTGGCATTTTTCAG AGATACTCCACTGGTATTTTAAGGGAAGGTTGGAGGAGTTAAGTACAATCATGGCTGGAGAGCTTAATGGTGACAGTGAATCTCAAGAAAAAGATGACATGGATTTAGATGAAAAAAGCAAACTTGCCTACCGAACTGGAGAAATGGATATTGATGAATGCTATCACCAAGTCAGGTTCTCAGAGAACAATAAATTGGTAAAGAACATTGGGAAGGTTGTTCGTGATCTCAGAAATCTTGGATTTACGTCTGTGACTGAAGATGCCTATGCTTCTGTTATCTTTCTGCTTCTAAAG GCTAAAGTACATAATCTGGCTGGTGATGATTACAGGAGTTCTGTTCTGGAGTCCATTAAACGATGGATACAG GCTGTACCTCTCCAGTTCTTGCGTGCACTTCTTGCTTATCTTGGTGACTCTGTTAGTTATGATAGTCCTTCATCTGGTCAAAAATCTCCTTTGGCTTCACATCCTTCTTCATGCTGTCCTGGAATTGATACACCCTCTGAAGGACTTGTTAGATGGCAGCTGCGGCTAGAGTATTTTGCTTATGAGACATTGCAAGATTTGAGAATAGCCAAATTATTTGAGATCATTGTGGATTATCCTGACAG CTCTCCGGCTATTGAAGATTTAAAACAATGTCTTGAATATACAGTACAACATTCTAAGCTGGTTGAATCATTTATCTCAGCGCTACCATATCGTTTGCTTACTGCTGGTGCCTCAACTAATGATATATTGCATCAATATGTCTCAACTATCAAAGCACTACGAACAATAGACCCAGCAGGTGTTTTTCATGAAGCAGTTGGTGAACCAATAAGAGACTACTTAAGGGGAAGGAAAGATACAATAAAATGTATTGTTACAATGCTTACTGGCGGGACTGGTGGGACTGGTGGAAATCCAAATACATCTGGAAATACTGGAGATTGCCTTCTTGAAGAATTAAATAGAGATGAAGAAAGTCAAGAGAATACTAAGGACTAA
- the LOC133868859 gene encoding anaphase-promoting complex subunit 2-like isoform X2 — MLTVMSHSYVKHARVKWSRYCAKLWKTYAWKSYTRRTVCWRWFERARLFSTYQLLVSSVLMATLPWHFSEILHWYFKGRLEELSTIMAGELNGDSESQEKDDMDLDEKSKLAYRTGEMDIDECYHQVRFSENNKLVKNIGKVVRDLRNLGFTSVTEDAYASVIFLLLKAKVHNLAGDDYRSSVLESIKRWIQAVPLQFLRALLAYLGDSVSYDSPSSGQKSPLASHPSSCCPGIDTPSEGLVRWQLRLEYFAYETLQDLRIAKLFEIIVDYPDSATISFAYCWCLN; from the exons ATGCTTACAGTAATGTCGCACTCCTATGTAAA ACACGCGAGGGTGAAGTGGAGCAGGTATTGTGCAAAGCTATGGAAGACATATGCTTGGAAAAGCTATACCAGGAGAACTGTTTGTTGGCGTTGGTTCGAGAGAGCCCGTCTCTTCTCTACGTACCAATTACTCGTGTCTTCGGTGCTTATGGCGACCCTTCCTTGGCATTTTTCAG AGATACTCCACTGGTATTTTAAGGGAAGGTTGGAGGAGTTAAGTACAATCATGGCTGGAGAGCTTAATGGTGACAGTGAATCTCAAGAAAAAGATGACATGGATTTAGATGAAAAAAGCAAACTTGCCTACCGAACTGGAGAAATGGATATTGATGAATGCTATCACCAAGTCAGGTTCTCAGAGAACAATAAATTGGTAAAGAACATTGGGAAGGTTGTTCGTGATCTCAGAAATCTTGGATTTACGTCTGTGACTGAAGATGCCTATGCTTCTGTTATCTTTCTGCTTCTAAAG GCTAAAGTACATAATCTGGCTGGTGATGATTACAGGAGTTCTGTTCTGGAGTCCATTAAACGATGGATACAG GCTGTACCTCTCCAGTTCTTGCGTGCACTTCTTGCTTATCTTGGTGACTCTGTTAGTTATGATAGTCCTTCATCTGGTCAAAAATCTCCTTTGGCTTCACATCCTTCTTCATGCTGTCCTGGAATTGATACACCCTCTGAAGGACTTGTTAGATGGCAGCTGCGGCTAGAGTATTTTGCTTATGAGACATTGCAAGATTTGAGAATAGCCAAATTATTTGAGATCATTGTGGATTATCCTGACAG CGCTACCATATCGTTTGCTTACTGCTGGTGCCTCAACTAA